In Carassius gibelio isolate Cgi1373 ecotype wild population from Czech Republic chromosome B2, carGib1.2-hapl.c, whole genome shotgun sequence, a single genomic region encodes these proteins:
- the LOC127951533 gene encoding fibroin heavy chain isoform X2, which yields MTVRVYFSLIAVLSCLFGYLSITDATRRTAKPGRCPPQSCARKWCTSSCKSDSDCPNNEKCCSSGCGRSCTAPYTVKPGQCPIPEMIPPFAESCFHDGQCTATQKCCPTTSGHACSEPSAQGIGQVPGFGQVIGFGQGSGFGQGSGQGSGQGIGFGQGSGQGSGQGIGFGQGSGQGSGQGIGFGQGSGQGSGQGIGFGQGSGFGQGSGQGSGQGIGFGQGIGFGQGSGQGSGQGIGFGKGSGFGQGSGQGSGQGIGFGKGSGFGQGSGQGSGQGIGFGQGSGQGIGFGQGIGQGTGQGSGQGSGQGIGFGQGSGQGRGQGIGFGQGSGQGIGFGQGIGQGTGQGSGQGSGQGIGFGQGSGLGQGTGQGTGLGQGSGQGSGQGSGQGSGLGQGTGQGSGQGIGFGQGTGQGSGLGQGLGQGSGLGQGTGQGSGQGIGFGLGSGQGTGQGGGQGTGLGQGSGLGQGSGQGIGFGQGSGQGSGLAQGSGQGSGLGQGTGQGIGFGQGSGQGSGQGTGLGQGIGQGSGQGSGLGQGSGQGIGFGQGSGQGSGLGQGSGLGQGSGQGIGFGQGSGQGTGQGSGQGGGQGTGQGIGQGSGQGTGLGQGTGQGSGQGSGQGTGQGIGFGQGHGQGTGQGIGFGQGSGQGTGQGSGLGQGTGQGSGQGSGLGKGTGQGSGQGIGFGQGSGQGTGQGSGQGSGLGQGTGQGSGQGIGFGQGSGQGTGQGSGQGTGLGQGSGLGQGSGQGTGQGSGQGSGQGSGLGQGTGQGSGQGIGFGQGTGQGSGLGQGTGQGIGFGQGSGQGIGFGQGTGQGSGLGQGLGQGSGLGQGTGQGSGQGIGFGQGSGQGTGQGSGQGTGQGSGQGTGQGSGQGTGQGSGQGTGQGSGQGTGLGQGSGQGTGFGQGSGQGIGFGQGSGQGSGLGQGSGQGIGFGQGSGQGIGFGLGSGQGTGQGGGQGTGLGQGSGQGIGFGQGSGLAQGSGQGSGLGQGTGQGIGFGQGSGQGSGQGTGLGQGTGQGSGQGSGLDQGSGQGIGFGQGSGQGSGLGQGTGQGSGQGIGFGQGSGQGTGQGSGQGGGQGTGQGIGQGSGQGTGLGQGTGQGSGQGSGQGTGQGIGFGQGRGQGTGQGSGLGQGTGQGSGQGSGLGKGTGQGSGQGIGFGQGSGQGTGQGSGQGSGLGQGTGQGSGQGIGFGQGSGQGTGQGSGQGTGLGQGSGLGQGSGQGTGQGSGQGSGQGSGLGQGTGQGSGQGIGFGQGSGQGSGLGQGTGQGIGFGQGFGQGIGFGQGSGLGQGTGQGSGQGIGFGQGSGQGTGQGSGQGTGQGSGQGTGQGTGQGSGQGTGLGQGSGQGSGLGQGSGQGSGLGQGSGQGSGLGQGSGQGIGFGQGSGQGSGQGTGLGQGTGQGIGLGQGSGQGTGQGSGLGQGTGQGNGLGSGQGSGQGTGQGSGQGIGFGQGSGQGTGQGSGQGTGLGQGSGLGQGSGQGSGQGSGFGQGSGQGSGQGSGLGQGSGLGQETGQGCSKGQGCGH from the exons ATGACAGTGCGAGTGTACTTCTCGTTGATTGctgttttatcatgtttgttcGGATACTTGAGCATAACAGATGCTACTCGACGCACAG CAAAGCCAGGACGGTGTCCACCCCAATCATGTGCAAGAAAATGGTGTACCAGTTCCTGTAAGAGTGACTCTGACTGTCCCAACAATGAGAAGTGCTGCAGCAGTGGATGTGGAAGATCCTGTACGGCTCCCTATACAG TGAAACCAGGTCAGTGTCCCATACCAGAGATGATTCCCCCATTTgctgaaagctgtttccatgatggccagtgtactgccacacagaaatgttgcccaaccaccaGTGGCCATGCATGCAGTGAGCCAAGTGCTCAAGGAATTGGCCAAGTGCCTGGCTTTGGCCAGGTAATTGGCTTTGGCCAGGGGAGTGGCTTCGGCCAGGGGAGTGGTCAAGGGAGCGGCCAGGGAATTGGTTTTGGCCAGGGGAGTGGTCAAGGGAGCGGCCAGGGAATTGGTTTTGGCCAGGGGAGTGGTCAAGGGAGCGGCCAGGGAATTGGTTTTGGCCAGGGGAGTGGTCAAGGGAGCGGCCAGGGAATTGGTTTTGGCCAGGGGAGTGGCTTCGGCCAGGGGAGTGGGCAAGGGAGCGGCCAGGGAATTGGTTTTGGCCAGGGAATTGGTTTTGGCCAGGGGAGTGGGCAAGGGAGCGGCCAGGGAATTGGTTTTGGCAAGGGGAGTGGCTTCGGCCAGGGGAGTGGGCAAGGGAGCGGCCAGGGAATTGGTTTTGGCAAGGGGAGTGGCTTCGGCCAGGGGAGTGGGCAAGGGAGCGGCCAGGGAATTGGTTTTGGCCAGGGGAGTGGTCAAGGAATTGGTTTTGGTCAGGGAATTGGGCAAGGGACTGGCCAGGGGAGTGGTCAAGGGAGCGGCCAGGGAATTGGTTTTGGCCAGGGGAGTGGGCAAGGGAGAGGCCAGGGAATTGGTTTTGGCCAGGGGAGTGGTCAAGGAATTGGTTTTGGTCAGGGAATTGGGCAAGGGACTGGCCAGGGGAGTGGTCAAGGGAGTGGCCAGGGAATTGGCTTTGGACAGGGGAGTGGTCTTGGTCAGGGGACTGGACAGGGAACCGGCCTTGGTCAGGGCAGcggtcaggggagcggacagggcAGTGGTCAGGGTAGTGGTCTTGGTCAGGGCACTGGTCAGGGCAGTGGTCAGGGAATCGGCTTTGGTCAGGGAACTGGTCAGGGGAGTGGCCTTGGACAGGGCCTTGGTCAGGGGAGCGGCCTTGGTCAGGGgactggccagggaagcggacagggaatTGGTTTTGGTTTGGGCAGTGGTCAAGGGACTGGTCAGGGAGGTGGACAGGGAACCGGCcttggtcagggaagtggtcttggtcagggaagcggacagggaatCGGTTTTGGTCAGGGcagtggtcagggaagcggccttGCTCAGGGcagtggtcagggaagcggccttGGTCAGGGGACTGGGCAGGGAATCGGCTttggtcaggggagcggacagggcAGTGGTCAGGGGACTGGTCTTGGTCAGGGGATTGGACAGGGGAGCGGTCAGGGAAGTGGTCTTGGTCAGGGGAGCGGGCAGGGAATCGGTTTTGGTCAGGGCAGTGGTCAGGGGAGTGGACTTGGTCAGGGGAGCGGccttggtcagggaagcggacagggaatCGGTTTTGGCCAGGGCAGTGGTCAAGGGACTGGTCAGGGGAGTGGACAGGGCGGTGGTCAAGGGACTGGTCAGGGAATCGGTCAGGGCAGTGGTCAGGGGACTGGTCTTGGTCAGGGgactggccagggaagcggtcagggcagTGGTCAAGGGACTGGTCAGGGAATCGGTTTTGGTCAGGGCCATGGTCAGGGGACTGGACAGGGAATCGGTTTTGGTCAGGGCAGTGGTCAAGGgactggtcagggaagtggactTGGTCAAGGGActggtcaggggagcggacagggcAGTGGTCTTGGTAAGGGgactggacagggaagcggacagggaatCGGTTTTGGTCAGGGCAGTGGTCAAGGGActggtcaggggagcggacagggcAGTGGTCTTGGTCAGGGgactggacagggaagcggacagggaatTGGTTTTGGTCAGGGCAGTGGTCAAGGGACTGGTCAGGGGAGTGGACAGGGAACCGGCcttggtcagggaagtggtcttGGTCAGGGCAGCGGTCAAGGGActggtcaggggagcggacagggcAGTGGTCAGGGTAGTGGTCTTGGTCAGGGGACTGGCCAAGGAAGCGGACAGGGAATCGGTTTTGGACAGGGgactggacagggaagcggccttGGTCAGGGGACTGGACAGGGAATCGGTTTTGGCCAGGGCAGTGGTCAGGGAATCGGCTTTGGTCAAGGAACTGGTCAGGGGAGTGGCCTTGGACAGGGCCTTGGTCAGGGGAGCGGCCTTGGTCAGGGgactggacagggaagcggacagggaatCGGTTTTGGTCAGGGCAGTGGTCAAGGGACTGGTCAGGGCAGTGGTCAAGGGACTGGTCAGGGCAGTGGTCAAGGGACTGGTCAGGGCAGTGGTCAAGGGACTGGTCAGGGCAGTGGTCAAGGGACTGGTCAGGGCAGTGGTCAAGGGACCGGccttggtcagggaagcggacagggaacCGGttttggtcagggaagcggacagggaatCGGTTTTGGTCAGGGcagtggtcagggaagcggccttGGTCAGGGCAGTGGGCAGGGAATTGGTTttggtcagggaagtggacagggaatTGGTTTTGGTTTGGGCAGTGGTCAAGGGACTGGTCAGGGAGGTGGTCAGGGAACCGGCCttggtcagggaagtggacagggaatCGGttttggtcagggaagcggccttGCTCAGGGcagtggtcagggaagcggccttGGTCAGGGGACTGGGCAGGGAATCGGCTttggtcaggggagcggacagggcAGTGGTCAGGGGACTGGTCTTGGTCAGGGGACTGGACAGGGGAGCGGTCAGGGAAGTGGTCTTGATCAGGGGAGCGGGCAGGGAATCGGTTTTGGTCAGGGCAGTGGTCAGGGGAGTGGACTTGGTCAGGGgactggccagggaagcggacagggaatCGGTTTTGGCCAGGGCAGTGGTCAAGGGACTGGTCAGGGGAGTGGACAGGGCGGTGGTCAAGGGACTGGTCAGGGAATCGGTCAGGGCAGTGGTCAGGGGACTGGTCTTGGTCAGGGgactggccagggaagcggtcagggcagTGGTCAAGGGACTGGTCAGGGAATTGGTTTTGGTCAGGGCCGTGGTCAGGGgactggacagggaagtggactTGGTCAAGGGActggtcaggggagcggacagggcAGTGGTCTTGGTAAGGGgactggacagggaagcggacagggaatCGGTTTTGGTCAGGGCAGTGGTCAAGGGActggtcaggggagcggacagggcAGTGGTCTTGGTCAGGGgactggacagggaagcggacagggaatTGGTTTTGGTCAGGGCAGTGGTCAAGGGACTGGTCAGGGGAGTGGACAGGGAACCGGCcttggtcagggaagtggtcttGGTCAGGGCAGCGGTCAAGGGActggtcaggggagcggacagggcAGTGGTCAGGGTAGTGGTCTTGGTCAGGGGACTGGCCAAGGAAGTGGACAGGGAATCGGTTTTGGTCAGGGgagtggacagggaagcggccttGGTCAGGGGACTGGACAGGGAATCGGTTTTGGCCAGGGCTTTGGTCAGGGAATCGGCTTTGGTCAGGGGAGCGGCCTTGGTCAGGGgactggacagggaagcggacagggaatCGGTTTTGGTCAGGGCAGTGGTCAAGGGACTGGTCAGGGCAGTGGTCAAGGGACTGGTCAGGGCAGTGGTCAAGGGACTGGTCAAGGGActggtcaggggagcggacagggaaCCGGccttggtcagggaagcggacagggaagcggccttGGTCAGGGCAGTGGGCAGGGAAGCGGCCTTGGTCAGGGCAGTGGGCAGGGAAGCGGC CTTGGTCAGGGCAGTGGGCAGGGAATTGGCTttggtcaggggagcggacagggcAGTGGTCAGGGGACTGGTCTTGGTCAGGGGACTGGACAGGGAATCGGTCTTGGCCAGGGCAGCGGTCAAGGgactggtcagggaagtggactTGGTCAAGGGACTGGTCAGGGCAATGGTCTGGGGAGCGGCCAGGGTAGTGGTCAGGGgactggccagggaagcggacagggaatTGGTTTTGGTCAGGGCAGTGGTCAAGGGActggtcaggggagcggacagggaaCCGGCcttggtcagggaagtggtcttggtcagggaagtggtcagggcagtggtcagggaagcggctttggTCAGGGGAGTGGACAGGGCAGTGGTCAGGGGAGTGGTCTTGGTCAGGGCAGTGGCCTTGGTCAGGAGACTGGTCAGGGATGTAGTAAAGGTCAGGGATGTGGTCACTGA
- the LOC127951533 gene encoding fibroin heavy chain isoform X9 encodes MTVRVYFSLIAVLSCLFGYLSITDATRRTAKPGRCPPQSCARKWCTSSCKSDSDCPNNEKCCSSGCGRSCTAPYTVKPGQCPIPEMIPPFAESCFHDGQCTATQKCCPTTSGHACSEPSAQGIGQVPGFGQVIGFGQGSGFGQGSGQGSGQGIGFGQGSGQGSGQGIGFGQGSGQGSGQGIGFGQGSGQGSGQGIGFGQGSGFGQGSGQGSGQGIGFGQGIGFGQGSGQGSGQGIGFGKGSGFGQGSGQGSGQGIGFGKGSGFGQGSGQGSGQGIGFGQGSGQGIGFGQGIGQGTGQGSGQGSGQGIGFGQGSGQGRGQGIGFGQGSGQGIGFGQGIGQGTGQGSGQGSGQGIGFGQGSGLGQGTGQGTGLGQGSGQGSGQGSGQGSGLGQGTGQGSGQGIGFGQGTGQGSGLGQGLGQGSGLGQGTGQGSGQGIGFGLGSGQGTGQGGGQGTGLGQGSGLGQGSGQGIGFGQGSGQGSGLAQGSGQGSGLGQGTGQGIGFGQGSGQGSGQGTGLGQGIGQGSGQGSGLGQGSGQGIGFGQGSGQGSGLGQGSGLGQGSGQGIGFGQGSGQGTGQGSGQGGGQGTGQGIGQGSGQGTGLGQGTGQGSGQGSGQGTGQGIGFGQGSGLGQGTGQGSGQGSGLGKGTGQGSGQGIGFGQGSGQGTGQGSGQGSGLGQGTGQGSGQGIGFGQGSGQGTGQGSGQGTGLGQGSGLGQGSGQGTGQGSGQGSGQGSGLGQGTGQGSGQGIGFGQGTGQGSGLGQGTGQGIGFGQGSGQGIGFGQGTGQGSGLGQGLGQGSGLGQGTGQGSGQGIGFGQGSGQGTGQGSGQGTGQGSGQGTGQGSGQGTGQGSGQGTGQGSGQGTGLGQGSGQGTGFGQGSGQGIGFGQGSGQGSGLGQGSGQGIGFGQGSGQGIGFGLGSGQGTGQGGGQGTGLGQGSGQGIGFGQGSGLAQGSGQGSGLGQGTGQGIGFGQGSGQGSGQGTGLGQGTGQGSGQGSGLDQGSGQGIGFGQGSGQGSGLGQGTGQGSGQGIGFGQGSGQGTGQGSGQGGGQGTGQGIGQGSGQGTGLGQGTGQGSGQGSGQGTGQGIGFGQGRGQGTGQGSGLGQGTGQGSGQGSGLGKGTGQGSGQGIGFGQGSGQGTGQGSGQGSGLGQGTGQGSGQGIGFGQGSGQGTGQGSGQGTGLGQGSGLGQGSGQGTGQGSGQGSGQGSGLGQGTGQGSGQGIGFGQGSGQGSGLGQGTGQGIGFGQGFGQGIGFGQGSGLGQGTGQGSGQGIGFGQGSGQGTGQGSGQGTGQGSGQGTGQGTGQGSGQGTGLGQGSGQGSGLGQGSGQGSGLGQGSGQGSGLGQGSGQGIGLGQGSGQGIGFGQGSGQGSGQGTGLGQGTGQGIGLGQGSGQGTGQGSGLGQGTGQGNGLGSGQGSGQGTGQGSGQGIGFGQGSGQGTGQGSGQGTGLGQGSGLGQGSGQGSGQGSGFGQGSGQGSGQGSGLGQGSGLGQETGQGCSKGQGCGH; translated from the exons ATGACAGTGCGAGTGTACTTCTCGTTGATTGctgttttatcatgtttgttcGGATACTTGAGCATAACAGATGCTACTCGACGCACAG CAAAGCCAGGACGGTGTCCACCCCAATCATGTGCAAGAAAATGGTGTACCAGTTCCTGTAAGAGTGACTCTGACTGTCCCAACAATGAGAAGTGCTGCAGCAGTGGATGTGGAAGATCCTGTACGGCTCCCTATACAG TGAAACCAGGTCAGTGTCCCATACCAGAGATGATTCCCCCATTTgctgaaagctgtttccatgatggccagtgtactgccacacagaaatgttgcccaaccaccaGTGGCCATGCATGCAGTGAGCCAAGTGCTCAAGGAATTGGCCAAGTGCCTGGCTTTGGCCAGGTAATTGGCTTTGGCCAGGGGAGTGGCTTCGGCCAGGGGAGTGGTCAAGGGAGCGGCCAGGGAATTGGTTTTGGCCAGGGGAGTGGTCAAGGGAGCGGCCAGGGAATTGGTTTTGGCCAGGGGAGTGGTCAAGGGAGCGGCCAGGGAATTGGTTTTGGCCAGGGGAGTGGTCAAGGGAGCGGCCAGGGAATTGGTTTTGGCCAGGGGAGTGGCTTCGGCCAGGGGAGTGGGCAAGGGAGCGGCCAGGGAATTGGTTTTGGCCAGGGAATTGGTTTTGGCCAGGGGAGTGGGCAAGGGAGCGGCCAGGGAATTGGTTTTGGCAAGGGGAGTGGCTTCGGCCAGGGGAGTGGGCAAGGGAGCGGCCAGGGAATTGGTTTTGGCAAGGGGAGTGGCTTCGGCCAGGGGAGTGGGCAAGGGAGCGGCCAGGGAATTGGTTTTGGCCAGGGGAGTGGTCAAGGAATTGGTTTTGGTCAGGGAATTGGGCAAGGGACTGGCCAGGGGAGTGGTCAAGGGAGCGGCCAGGGAATTGGTTTTGGCCAGGGGAGTGGGCAAGGGAGAGGCCAGGGAATTGGTTTTGGCCAGGGGAGTGGTCAAGGAATTGGTTTTGGTCAGGGAATTGGGCAAGGGACTGGCCAGGGGAGTGGTCAAGGGAGTGGCCAGGGAATTGGCTTTGGACAGGGGAGTGGTCTTGGTCAGGGGACTGGACAGGGAACCGGCCTTGGTCAGGGCAGcggtcaggggagcggacagggcAGTGGTCAGGGTAGTGGTCTTGGTCAGGGCACTGGTCAGGGCAGTGGTCAGGGAATCGGCTTTGGTCAGGGAACTGGTCAGGGGAGTGGCCTTGGACAGGGCCTTGGTCAGGGGAGCGGCCTTGGTCAGGGgactggccagggaagcggacagggaatTGGTTTTGGTTTGGGCAGTGGTCAAGGGACTGGTCAGGGAGGTGGACAGGGAACCGGCcttggtcagggaagtggtcttggtcagggaagcggacagggaatCGGTTTTGGTCAGGGcagtggtcagggaagcggccttGCTCAGGGcagtggtcagggaagcggccttGGTCAGGGGACTGGGCAGGGAATCGGCTttggtcaggggagcggacagggcAGTGGTCAGGGGACTGGTCTTGGTCAGGGGATTGGACAGGGGAGCGGTCAGGGAAGTGGTCTTGGTCAGGGGAGCGGGCAGGGAATCGGTTTTGGTCAGGGCAGTGGTCAGGGGAGTGGACTTGGTCAGGGGAGCGGccttggtcagggaagcggacagggaatCGGTTTTGGCCAGGGCAGTGGTCAAGGGACTGGTCAGGGGAGTGGACAGGGCGGTGGTCAAGGGACTGGTCAGGGAATCGGTCAGGGCAGTGGTCAGGGGACTGGTCTTGGTCAGGGgactggccagggaagcggtcagggcagTGGTCAAGGGACTGGTCAGGGAATCGGTTT tggtcagggaagtggactTGGTCAAGGGActggtcaggggagcggacagggcAGTGGTCTTGGTAAGGGgactggacagggaagcggacagggaatCGGTTTTGGTCAGGGCAGTGGTCAAGGGActggtcaggggagcggacagggcAGTGGTCTTGGTCAGGGgactggacagggaagcggacagggaatTGGTTTTGGTCAGGGCAGTGGTCAAGGGACTGGTCAGGGGAGTGGACAGGGAACCGGCcttggtcagggaagtggtcttGGTCAGGGCAGCGGTCAAGGGActggtcaggggagcggacagggcAGTGGTCAGGGTAGTGGTCTTGGTCAGGGGACTGGCCAAGGAAGCGGACAGGGAATCGGTTTTGGACAGGGgactggacagggaagcggccttGGTCAGGGGACTGGACAGGGAATCGGTTTTGGCCAGGGCAGTGGTCAGGGAATCGGCTTTGGTCAAGGAACTGGTCAGGGGAGTGGCCTTGGACAGGGCCTTGGTCAGGGGAGCGGCCTTGGTCAGGGgactggacagggaagcggacagggaatCGGTTTTGGTCAGGGCAGTGGTCAAGGGACTGGTCAGGGCAGTGGTCAAGGGACTGGTCAGGGCAGTGGTCAAGGGACTGGTCAGGGCAGTGGTCAAGGGACTGGTCAGGGCAGTGGTCAAGGGACTGGTCAGGGCAGTGGTCAAGGGACCGGccttggtcagggaagcggacagggaacCGGttttggtcagggaagcggacagggaatCGGTTTTGGTCAGGGcagtggtcagggaagcggccttGGTCAGGGCAGTGGGCAGGGAATTGGTTttggtcagggaagtggacagggaatTGGTTTTGGTTTGGGCAGTGGTCAAGGGACTGGTCAGGGAGGTGGTCAGGGAACCGGCCttggtcagggaagtggacagggaatCGGttttggtcagggaagcggccttGCTCAGGGcagtggtcagggaagcggccttGGTCAGGGGACTGGGCAGGGAATCGGCTttggtcaggggagcggacagggcAGTGGTCAGGGGACTGGTCTTGGTCAGGGGACTGGACAGGGGAGCGGTCAGGGAAGTGGTCTTGATCAGGGGAGCGGGCAGGGAATCGGTTTTGGTCAGGGCAGTGGTCAGGGGAGTGGACTTGGTCAGGGgactggccagggaagcggacagggaatCGGTTTTGGCCAGGGCAGTGGTCAAGGGACTGGTCAGGGGAGTGGACAGGGCGGTGGTCAAGGGACTGGTCAGGGAATCGGTCAGGGCAGTGGTCAGGGGACTGGTCTTGGTCAGGGgactggccagggaagcggtcagggcagTGGTCAAGGGACTGGTCAGGGAATTGGTTTTGGTCAGGGCCGTGGTCAGGGgactggacagggaagtggactTGGTCAAGGGActggtcaggggagcggacagggcAGTGGTCTTGGTAAGGGgactggacagggaagcggacagggaatCGGTTTTGGTCAGGGCAGTGGTCAAGGGActggtcaggggagcggacagggcAGTGGTCTTGGTCAGGGgactggacagggaagcggacagggaatTGGTTTTGGTCAGGGCAGTGGTCAAGGGACTGGTCAGGGGAGTGGACAGGGAACCGGCcttggtcagggaagtggtcttGGTCAGGGCAGCGGTCAAGGGActggtcaggggagcggacagggcAGTGGTCAGGGTAGTGGTCTTGGTCAGGGGACTGGCCAAGGAAGTGGACAGGGAATCGGTTTTGGTCAGGGgagtggacagggaagcggccttGGTCAGGGGACTGGACAGGGAATCGGTTTTGGCCAGGGCTTTGGTCAGGGAATCGGCTTTGGTCAGGGGAGCGGCCTTGGTCAGGGgactggacagggaagcggacagggaatCGGTTTTGGTCAGGGCAGTGGTCAAGGGACTGGTCAGGGCAGTGGTCAAGGGACTGGTCAGGGCAGTGGTCAAGGGACTGGTCAAGGGActggtcaggggagcggacagggaaCCGGccttggtcagggaagcggacagggaagcggccttGGTCAGGGCAGTGGGCAGGGAAGCGGCCTTGGTCAGGGCAGTGGGCAGGGAAGCGGCCTTGGTCAGGGCAGTGGGCAGGGAATTGGCCTTGGTCAGGGCAGTGGGCAGGGAATTGGCTttggtcaggggagcggacagggcAGTGGTCAGGGGACTGGTCTTGGTCAGGGGACTGGACAGGGAATCGGTCTTGGCCAGGGCAGCGGTCAAGGgactggtcagggaagtggactTGGTCAAGGGACTGGTCAGGGCAATGGTCTGGGGAGCGGCCAGGGTAGTGGTCAGGGgactggccagggaagcggacagggaatTGGTTTTGGTCAGGGCAGTGGTCAAGGGActggtcaggggagcggacagggaaCCGGCcttggtcagggaagtggtcttggtcagggaagtggtcagggcagtggtcagggaagcggctttggTCAGGGGAGTGGACAGGGCAGTGGTCAGGGGAGTGGTCTTGGTCAGGGCAGTGGCCTTGGTCAGGAGACTGGTCAGGGATGTAGTAAAGGTCAGGGATGTGGTCACTGA